Part of the Desulfobacterales bacterium genome, CAAGTAAATTTAATACACTAATATTTCGAGATATATAGTTTATAGTGGTTTCTAATTTATAAAAAAAATTCCCGCCATAATTATCATTTCTGGCAAATGTACATAATGAAAGTATTTTATCACATCTACTCTCAGATGAAACACTTATATTTTGTAACAGCGTATGTTTATCATTCAAATTGTTTTTTTGTTTTGAATCCAGATTCATAATTACCTCGTTCCATAATAGTATTTACTTATTTTACATCGAATAATGAACCACATGTGTACCTATGTTTTCAAACCTAAAAGGCACATTTAGAAAATTTTTTAATTTTTTTTTAAGGTCTATTTTTTTTTCAGGTGGTACGAAAAATAAAATGAAACCTCCTCCTCCTGCTCCGCAAATTTTGCCACCAGTTGCACCTGACCTTATACCAGCTTCGTAAATTTCGTCAATTTTGTCGTTAGTAATTTTCGAGGTTAGGCTTCTTTTGAGTTTCCATGACTCATGAAGCAATTTCCCGAAATTATCTATGTTCTCTGCTCTTCCGTTTAAAATCCGAATAGATTCATCCACCATTTCTTTCATATGACTTAATTCTGTAATTTTTTTTGGAGTCTGCTTAATTTGTTCTTTAGCGATATCTGATGAGAATCTGGCAAATCCTGTGAAATAAAAAAGAAGACGATCTTGAAGATACTGTAGTTTTTCTTCTGTTATAGTAATCGGTTGGACAAAAATTTCTTCATTTCCTCCGAAATCTATTTTGTTAAATCCTCCAAATGATGCAGCTACCTGATCTTGCGATCCGACATGTTCTTTAATAAGCTCTTGTTCTACATAAATAGCATCAAGTGCGAGTTTGCGTTTTGTAACCATTTTCCCTTGTAATGCGTAGATTGCATTGAGGAAACCAACTGTAAAAGACGAACTCGAACCTATACCTGACATGGCAGGCACATCTGCTGTATGAACCATTTCAATACCTTTTTCAATACCTACAAACTTCAGGCATTCACGAACTGAAGGATGTTGAATCTCCTCTATGGATTGAATAACTTCATTTTTGGAGTAGCGAATTAAGTACTTATGTTCAAAAAAAGGTGGAAGATAACGGCACGTAATATAGCAATATTTGTTAATTGTCGTGCTTAAAACAGAGCCACCATGTTCCTTATAATAAACTGGATAGTCTGTACCTCCCCCAAAAAAAGAAATACGAAAAGGAGTTCTAGTAATTATCATTATATTTCCTTTAGTCAATTTAAAAGGATATAGTTCGTTAATAAAGAGAACTGCTCCCAATTTTAATGTATCTTAGAGTAAAATAAATAAATTTTTAGATAGGTTATGAAGTGAAACCACCGCTTGTTATATAATCTATCTTTAAATCATAGCTAACGCCTAAGACCACAATATATTAATATAATTCAATAACCTCCATAATACAAAAATTAACTACATTCACTTTTCAGTTTAGGCTCGTATGTTTCGATGTTTACGCTTCGCTTATTTAGTTACCTAATAAAAGAAAGATTCGCTTACCTATACAATAGATCTGGTTTTTCCTTTCGTATCGTGACTTTCACGGCCAGACAAATTGAGCTTATCATGGTGTATCATCAATTTCCATGAAGCTCATATACATATATATATAATATTAATCCAAGAAATGCCCAAATTCATCTCTCTGAGAAAGTATAGGATTTTTTATGGGCCACCAAATATTGAGTCTGGAATCATTCCAAGTATAGGTAAACTGACCTTTAGGATTGTAATAAGTGTTTTGTTTATAATGAAAAATCGCCTTTTCACTTAATACCAGGTGAGCATTACCATATTTTGGAGGAACTAATACCTGATGTCTATTGTATTCGGAAAGGACAAAAGACTGCCACTTACCAAAAATTTTTGATTTTGTATCACAGTTCACAACTACCAGATAAAACTTACCGTAGAGGCAGGAAATAAGTTTCCATGTTTCAGCATCACCGTGGATACCTCTAAGAACGTGCTTGCTTGATACAGAAATATCATCCTGAATAAATTTTACATTAATTCCATTATCATAATAAAGCTTTTCATTATATGTTTCAAGATATTGTCCACGATGGTCTTCAAATACATCAGGTTTAACAAGCAATACGTTTTCAAGATTAACTTTTTCAATTATCATAAATCACTCATTATCTGGGATTTTTAGCATTTTACACATTATTCATCTGTAGAGAATTAGATATACTTGCTGTGTCAAATAAAATGCGTATTTTTTTGTTTGATGGAAGTATTTTACATTAATTTTAAAATAATATAAAGTCTTGCGTCTTTTTTTATCATTTCCATAAAACTTTTTCTATTATATTTCCACTTTTTCGGCCACGGAGAATAATTTCTTGAGCATATCTGACGGGATTCTCTCCAAAATCCCTCGGATAAACGGTAAGTATCTGAGTTTTTGCTACTAGGAAAATTGGCTCTTTAAGTAGCAAATTGTCAAAGTATTCTGGAAAATTAAACGTAAAAATCCATTCGACTTTATCTATTGGAGTAATACGCGGCATACGAAGTTTTTGATACAAAACAGCTTCTTTAACTTCAGTTTTATCAAAATTTATATGC contains:
- a CDS encoding kinase — encoded protein: MIITRTPFRISFFGGGTDYPVYYKEHGGSVLSTTINKYCYITCRYLPPFFEHKYLIRYSKNEVIQSIEEIQHPSVRECLKFVGIEKGIEMVHTADVPAMSGIGSSSSFTVGFLNAIYALQGKMVTKRKLALDAIYVEQELIKEHVGSQDQVAASFGGFNKIDFGGNEEIFVQPITITEEKLQYLQDRLLFYFTGFARFSSDIAKEQIKQTPKKITELSHMKEMVDESIRILNGRAENIDNFGKLLHESWKLKRSLTSKITNDKIDEIYEAGIRSGATGGKICGAGGGGFILFFVPPEKKIDLKKKLKNFLNVPFRFENIGTHVVHYSM
- a CDS encoding dTDP-4-dehydrorhamnose 3,5-epimerase family protein → MIIEKVNLENVLLVKPDVFEDHRGQYLETYNEKLYYDNGINVKFIQDDISVSSKHVLRGIHGDAETWKLISCLYGKFYLVVVNCDTKSKIFGKWQSFVLSEYNRHQVLVPPKYGNAHLVLSEKAIFHYKQNTYYNPKGQFTYTWNDSRLNIWWPIKNPILSQRDEFGHFLD